One genomic segment of Geitlerinema sp. PCC 9228 includes these proteins:
- the nifK gene encoding nitrogenase molybdenum-iron protein subunit beta, which produces MLEATPTEVQEREALRINPAKTCQPIGAMYAALGLHNCLPHSHGSQGCCSYHRSHLTRHYKEPIMAATSSFTEGTAVFGGGANLRQALTTIFKLYNPDVVAINTTCLSETIGDDLPSLIRAAQDDGIIPEDKLVIHANTPSYVGTHVTGWSNMAKAIVDYLVQKSDTPQQQINLIPGYVEPADTRHLKRFLKEFGVESVVFPDTSDVVDTPQTGDFRMYPKGGTPVEDLKTAGDSLATVALGPMASEAAAKSLQNKCDVPYRALDLPIGVAACDRFVQTLMELTGTQPPESLVDDRGRLVDIMTDMQQYLYGLRVAVSGDPDQVVPLTEFLVSCGARPVYVITGTPSKYFRKRCEEILSNTVPEAIYKDDTDLFYLHQLIKNNPVDLLVTNVYGKYIARAEDIPLVRFGWPILDRVGHSYFPTVGYRGSMHLLCTILNTLLERKDRDDPDEVFELVM; this is translated from the coding sequence ATGTTAGAAGCTACCCCCACAGAAGTTCAAGAACGGGAAGCGCTACGCATCAATCCCGCCAAAACTTGCCAACCCATCGGTGCCATGTATGCGGCTTTGGGATTGCACAACTGCTTGCCTCACTCCCACGGTTCCCAAGGCTGCTGTTCTTACCATCGGTCTCACCTTACCCGCCACTACAAAGAACCAATTATGGCGGCAACCAGTTCCTTTACTGAGGGAACAGCGGTTTTCGGCGGTGGTGCGAACTTGCGGCAAGCCTTGACCACCATCTTCAAACTCTACAATCCCGATGTGGTGGCCATCAATACCACTTGCCTGTCGGAAACCATTGGCGATGACTTGCCCAGCTTGATTCGGGCAGCGCAAGACGATGGTATTATTCCAGAAGACAAATTGGTGATTCATGCCAATACCCCTAGCTATGTGGGTACGCATGTCACGGGTTGGTCGAATATGGCAAAGGCGATTGTGGATTATCTGGTGCAGAAATCCGATACGCCCCAGCAACAAATTAATTTAATTCCCGGTTATGTGGAACCAGCGGATACCCGCCACCTGAAACGCTTTCTCAAAGAATTTGGGGTAGAGTCGGTGGTCTTTCCCGATACCTCCGATGTGGTAGATACGCCGCAAACGGGCGATTTCCGCATGTATCCCAAAGGCGGTACCCCCGTTGAGGATTTAAAAACCGCTGGCGACAGTCTGGCAACGGTGGCGTTAGGACCTATGGCCAGCGAAGCGGCGGCAAAATCTTTGCAGAATAAGTGCGATGTCCCCTATCGGGCGCTGGATTTGCCTATTGGTGTGGCAGCATGCGATCGCTTCGTACAAACGCTTATGGAACTTACCGGAACTCAACCTCCCGAAAGTTTGGTTGACGACCGGGGTCGGCTGGTGGATATCATGACCGACATGCAGCAATACTTGTACGGATTGCGCGTCGCTGTTTCCGGTGACCCCGACCAAGTGGTTCCTCTAACCGAGTTCTTAGTTAGCTGCGGTGCCCGTCCGGTTTACGTTATTACCGGTACCCCCTCCAAATATTTCCGCAAACGCTGCGAAGAAATCCTCAGCAACACGGTTCCAGAAGCCATTTATAAAGACGACACCGACCTATTCTACTTGCACCAACTGATTAAAAATAATCCCGTTGATTTATTGGTGACCAACGTCTACGGCAAATACATTGCCCGCGCCGAAGACATTCCTTTGGTACGGTTCGGATGGCCCATCTTAGACCGCGTCGGTCACAGCTATTTCCCCACCGTGGGATACCGGGGCAGCATGCACTTACTGTGTACAATTTTGAATACGCTGCTAGAACGCAAAGACCGCGACGACCCCGACGAAGTCTTTGAATTGGTGATGTAA
- a CDS encoding (2Fe-2S) ferredoxin domain-containing protein yields MKTPKHHIFVCGGFRLKGDAQGVCGKKGSVSLLQYLETELCDRDLEDVVVSSTGCLKQCDKGPILMVYPEGYWYGSVDEDTVDEILDALESGEAASEYLLTSNP; encoded by the coding sequence ATGAAAACGCCAAAACACCATATTTTTGTTTGCGGTGGATTTCGCTTAAAAGGAGATGCCCAGGGTGTCTGTGGCAAAAAAGGGTCCGTCTCCCTACTGCAATATTTAGAAACTGAGTTGTGCGATCGCGATTTGGAAGATGTCGTCGTCTCCAGTACCGGTTGTCTCAAACAGTGCGACAAAGGACCCATCCTCATGGTCTATCCCGAAGGATACTGGTACGGCAGCGTTGACGAAGACACCGTAGACGAAATTCTCGATGCCTTAGAATCAGGGGAAGCCGCCAGCGAGTACTTACTCACCAGCAATCCCTAA